In Cupriavidus basilensis, one genomic interval encodes:
- the orn gene encoding oligoribonuclease encodes MTSQNTHVPSGVKSVKSENNLIWLDMEMTGLMPDTDRIIEIAIVVTDSELNILAEGPVLVIHQEDAVLDGMDNWNKGTHGRSGLIDKVKASTLTEAQAEAELLAFLKRWVPAGKSPMCGNSICQDRRFMARYMPKLEAFFHYRNLDVSTLKELCKRWEPAIHKGFIKRQLHTALADILESVEELRYYRTHFIRQSAPAAVPAAAAEASATPDTPAA; translated from the coding sequence ATGACCAGCCAAAATACCCACGTCCCCAGCGGCGTCAAATCCGTCAAGAGCGAAAACAACCTGATCTGGCTGGACATGGAGATGACCGGCCTGATGCCCGACACGGACCGCATCATCGAGATCGCCATCGTCGTGACGGATTCCGAACTCAACATCCTGGCCGAAGGCCCGGTGCTGGTGATCCACCAGGAAGACGCCGTGCTCGATGGCATGGACAACTGGAACAAGGGCACCCACGGCCGCTCGGGCCTGATCGACAAGGTCAAGGCCTCGACCCTGACCGAAGCCCAGGCCGAGGCCGAACTGCTGGCCTTCCTCAAGCGCTGGGTGCCGGCCGGCAAGTCGCCCATGTGCGGCAACTCGATCTGCCAGGACCGCCGCTTCATGGCGCGCTACATGCCCAAGCTGGAGGCGTTCTTCCACTATCGCAACCTCGACGTCTCCACGCTCAAGGAACTGTGCAAGCGCTGGGAGCCGGCCATCCACAAGGGCTTCATCAAGCGCCAGCTGCACACCGCGCTGGCCGATATCCTGGAGTCCGTGGAAGAGCTGCGCTACTACCGCACCCACTTCATCCGGCAGTCGGCGCCGGCAGCCGTACCTGCAGCCGCGGCCGAGGCGAGCGCAACGCCGGATACCCCGGCCGCCTGA
- a CDS encoding M48 family metallopeptidase, translating to MFTFLFLAALMLMVLTKLWLAARQVRHVAQHRHAVPERFADTITLSSHQKAADYTIARTRLSMLEVLAGAALLIVLTMLGGLQWINQFWIDTFGPGYAYSVALIASVAVIGGLVDLPFSLYGQFGIEQRFGFNRMGWKLYLADLLKMTAVGCALGLPLLLAVLWLMAHMGEYWWAWTWLTWIAFTIFVQMIAPSVIMPLFNRFEPLANASLEARITRLLQKCGFRSRGLFVMDGSKRSAHGNAYFTGFGAAKRIVFFDTLMERLADDEIEAVLAHELGHFKRRHILKGMLVSFALSLVFLAALGWLSSRTWFYTGLGVLPNLGTTNHALALVLFFLTLPVFTFLLGPLASLTSRRHEFEADAFAAGQTDAGHLVSALVKLYKDNASTLTPDPIYSAFYYSHPPAAQRIDRLLAHA from the coding sequence ATGTTCACGTTTCTGTTCCTAGCCGCCCTGATGCTGATGGTGCTGACCAAGCTCTGGCTGGCCGCCCGCCAGGTGCGCCATGTGGCGCAACACCGTCATGCTGTGCCTGAGCGCTTTGCCGACACCATTACGCTGTCGTCCCACCAGAAGGCGGCCGACTACACCATCGCCCGCACCCGGCTGTCGATGCTGGAAGTGCTGGCTGGCGCCGCGCTGCTGATCGTGCTGACCATGCTGGGCGGGCTGCAGTGGATCAACCAGTTCTGGATCGACACCTTCGGGCCGGGCTACGCCTACAGCGTGGCGCTGATCGCCAGCGTTGCCGTGATCGGGGGCCTGGTCGACCTGCCCTTCTCGCTCTACGGGCAGTTCGGCATCGAGCAGCGCTTTGGCTTCAACCGCATGGGCTGGAAGCTCTACCTGGCCGATCTGCTCAAGATGACCGCCGTTGGCTGCGCGCTCGGCCTGCCCTTGCTGCTCGCCGTGCTATGGCTGATGGCGCATATGGGCGAGTACTGGTGGGCGTGGACCTGGCTGACGTGGATCGCCTTCACCATCTTTGTGCAGATGATTGCCCCGTCGGTGATCATGCCGCTGTTCAACCGCTTCGAGCCGCTGGCCAATGCCTCGCTGGAAGCCCGCATCACGCGGCTGCTGCAGAAATGCGGCTTTCGCAGCCGCGGCCTGTTCGTCATGGACGGCAGCAAGCGCAGCGCGCACGGCAATGCCTACTTCACCGGCTTCGGCGCGGCCAAGCGCATCGTTTTCTTCGACACGCTGATGGAGCGCCTTGCCGATGACGAGATCGAAGCGGTGCTGGCGCATGAGCTTGGCCACTTCAAGCGGCGCCACATCCTCAAGGGCATGCTGGTCAGCTTTGCGCTGAGCCTGGTCTTCCTCGCCGCGCTGGGCTGGCTTTCCAGCCGCACGTGGTTCTACACCGGGCTGGGCGTGCTGCCCAACCTGGGCACCACCAATCACGCCCTTGCCCTCGTGCTGTTCTTCCTGACCTTGCCGGTTTTCACCTTCCTGCTTGGCCCCCTGGCAAGCCTGACCTCGCGCCGCCATGAGTTCGAGGCGGATGCGTTTGCGGCCGGCCAGACCGATGCCGGCCACCTGGTCTCTGCCCTCGTCAAGCTCTACAAGGACAATGCCTCTACCTTGACCCCCGACCCGATCTACAGCGCCTTCT